One Scomber scombrus chromosome 4, fScoSco1.1, whole genome shotgun sequence genomic region harbors:
- the vdac3 gene encoding voltage-dependent anion-selective channel protein 3 isoform X1, translating to MTEKKVESVVQQDKTGKDMQAENKGECVTCQHHAHKGHGTMAVPPSYSDLGKSAKDIFNKGYGYGVLKLDVKTKSQSGVEFATSGSNNTDTGKSGGHLETKYKVKELGLNFNQKWNTDNTLTTEITLEDQLAKGLKLALDTSFVPNTGKKSAKLKTAYKRDFVNVGCDLDFDMAGPTVHAAAVLGYEGWLAGYQLAFDTAKSKLTQNNFALGYKAGDFQLHTNVNDGTEFGGSIYQKVNSNMETAVHLAWTAGSNNTRFGIGAKYQLDKDASLSAKVNNACLVGVGYAQTLRPGVKLTLSALVDGKNVNGGGHKVGMGFELEA from the exons atgacagagaaaaaagTGGAGAGTGTGGTGCAGCAGGACAAGACAGGAAAAGACATGCAGGCAGAGAACAAAGGCGAGTGTGTGACATGTCAACACCACGCACACAAGGGACATG GCACAATGGCTGTCCCTCCTTCATACTCAGACTTGGGGAAATCTGCCAAAGACATCTTCAATAAGGGCTATG GCTATGGAGTCCTGAAGCTGGATGTGAAGACCAAGTCCCAGAGTGGTGTT GAGTTTGCCACCTCCGGCtccaacaacacagacacagggAAGTCAGGAGGCCACCTGGAGACCAAGTATAAAGTGAAGGAGCTGGGCCTCAACTTCAACCAGAAATGGAACACAGACAACACTCTCACCACAGAAATCACCTTGGAAGACCAG CTGGCAAAGGGTTTGAAGCTCGCTTTGGACACGTCGTTTGTGCCCAACACCGG CAAGAAGAGTGCCAAACTGAAGACTGCCTACAAGCGTGACTTTGTCAATGTGGGCTGTGACCTGGACTTTGACATGGCCGGTCCCACCGTCCATGCAGCTGCTGTGCTGGGCTACGagggctggctggctggctacCAGCTGGCTTTTGACACTGCCAAATCTAAACTAACCCAGAACAACTTTGCCCTGGGCTACAAGGCCGGTGACTTCCAGCTTCACACCAACGT tAATGACGGCACAGAGTTTGGCGGCTCCATTTACCAAAAGGTGAACAGCAACATGGAGACGGCGGTCCACCTGGCCTGGACAGCCGGAAGCAACAACACACGATTTGGTATTGGAGCCAAATACCAACTGGATAAGGACGCCTCTCTGTCT GCCAAAGTTAACAACGCCTGCCTCGTTGGAGTTGGATACGCACAAACTCTCAGGCCTG GAGTGAAGCTCACTCTCTCAGCTCTGGTTGACGGGAAGAACGTTAACGGTGGCGGACACAAGGTCGGCATGGGTTTCGAGCTGGAGGCATAA
- the vdac3 gene encoding voltage-dependent anion-selective channel protein 3 isoform X2, with amino-acid sequence MAVPPSYSDLGKSAKDIFNKGYGYGVLKLDVKTKSQSGVEFATSGSNNTDTGKSGGHLETKYKVKELGLNFNQKWNTDNTLTTEITLEDQLAKGLKLALDTSFVPNTGKKSAKLKTAYKRDFVNVGCDLDFDMAGPTVHAAAVLGYEGWLAGYQLAFDTAKSKLTQNNFALGYKAGDFQLHTNVNDGTEFGGSIYQKVNSNMETAVHLAWTAGSNNTRFGIGAKYQLDKDASLSAKVNNACLVGVGYAQTLRPGVKLTLSALVDGKNVNGGGHKVGMGFELEA; translated from the exons ATGGCTGTCCCTCCTTCATACTCAGACTTGGGGAAATCTGCCAAAGACATCTTCAATAAGGGCTATG GCTATGGAGTCCTGAAGCTGGATGTGAAGACCAAGTCCCAGAGTGGTGTT GAGTTTGCCACCTCCGGCtccaacaacacagacacagggAAGTCAGGAGGCCACCTGGAGACCAAGTATAAAGTGAAGGAGCTGGGCCTCAACTTCAACCAGAAATGGAACACAGACAACACTCTCACCACAGAAATCACCTTGGAAGACCAG CTGGCAAAGGGTTTGAAGCTCGCTTTGGACACGTCGTTTGTGCCCAACACCGG CAAGAAGAGTGCCAAACTGAAGACTGCCTACAAGCGTGACTTTGTCAATGTGGGCTGTGACCTGGACTTTGACATGGCCGGTCCCACCGTCCATGCAGCTGCTGTGCTGGGCTACGagggctggctggctggctacCAGCTGGCTTTTGACACTGCCAAATCTAAACTAACCCAGAACAACTTTGCCCTGGGCTACAAGGCCGGTGACTTCCAGCTTCACACCAACGT tAATGACGGCACAGAGTTTGGCGGCTCCATTTACCAAAAGGTGAACAGCAACATGGAGACGGCGGTCCACCTGGCCTGGACAGCCGGAAGCAACAACACACGATTTGGTATTGGAGCCAAATACCAACTGGATAAGGACGCCTCTCTGTCT GCCAAAGTTAACAACGCCTGCCTCGTTGGAGTTGGATACGCACAAACTCTCAGGCCTG GAGTGAAGCTCACTCTCTCAGCTCTGGTTGACGGGAAGAACGTTAACGGTGGCGGACACAAGGTCGGCATGGGTTTCGAGCTGGAGGCATAA
- the ikbkb gene encoding inhibitor of nuclear factor kappa-B kinase subunit beta — protein MNRVPLMQQQCCGQWEKKERLGTGGFGNVTRWQNKDTEEQIAIKQCRQELSERNKERWCLEIQIMKRLDHVNVVAAREVPEEMHELVATNGLPLLAMEYCQGGDLRKYLNLLENCCGMREGSVLILLRDISSALTYLHKKRIIHRDLKPENIVLQQGEKRLIHKIIDLGYAKELDQSSLCISFVGTLQYLAPELIERQKYTVTVDYWSFGTLVFECITGFRPFLPTWQPVLWHNKMRLKQDNDIVVYEDLSGEVRYSKNLPQPNNLNSLLLEKMERWLQLMLKWSPQERGKDPDSTPSNCFSQLEILLQLKLVHVLNMMSAKILTYSVSDDETVADLQLKIEKDTNIPAANQELLLEAGLALEPHGLATQCAIDYTETDGRRTDLPLVFLFDRSSCSYEPQFAPRILPENIRFVQTDPKTLLAYSPLRRTCGQAWHTIRSLKEDWQRLQQGQKAAIMSLLRHNSSLSKQKNEMVSMHQRLMAKLDFFITSLHIDMDKYQEQTATGIASEKLLGVWREMEQTAVSCGQAKVSELDEEMMQLQPDIVDVQRQPWRSGEALDTLEGKAMELFRKLREKPRDQRCSGDSQEVVRLVLQAVQFYERKLRDFYTHLSKTAVCRQRVMELLPKVEGVVQRMAESEQVLMSLQEKRQKELWNLLKVACSKVRSPVSGSPDGLRTPSSVPPLLTPRHSLQQLDESLVEESRTFESRLQSLLHDTIQESESGMEMLREWTWLSGSQNFSSDLS, from the exons ATGAATCGAGTCCCCctaatgcagcagcagtgttgtggACAATGGGAGAAGAAGGAGCGGCTGGGGACCGGAGGCTTTGGAAATGTCACAAGATGGCAAAATAAG gACACGGAGGAGCAAATTGCTATAAAACAGTGCCGTCAAGAGCTTagtgagagaaacaaagagcGATGGTGTCTGGAGATCCAGATCATGAAGAG GTTGGATCATGTTAACGTGGTCGCAGCGAGGGAGGTTCCTGAGGAGATGCATGAACTCGTGGCCACCAACGGCCTGCCACTGCTGGCCATGGAGTACTGCCAGGGAGGGGATCTGAGAAAG TATCTGAACCTCCTGGAGAACTGCTGTGGAATGAGGGAGGGCTCCGTTTTGATTCTGTTACGGGACATTT CGTCGGCTCTAACCTACCTCCACAAGAAGAGGATCATCCACAGAGACTTGAAACCTGAAAACATTGTGCTGCAGCAGGGCGAGAAGAGA TTGATCCACAAGATCATAGATCTCGGCTATGCTAAAGAACTGGACCAGAGCAGCCTTTGCATCTCATTTGTGGGAACACTGCAGTACTTG GCTCCAGAGCTCATTGAGAGGCAGAAGTACACAGTCACTGTGGACTACTGGAGTTTCGGGACTTTGGTGTTTGAATGCATCACAGGCTTTCGCCCCTTCTTACCAACCTGGCAACCTGTTCTCTG GCACAATAAAATGAGACTGAAGCAAGATAATGACATTGTTGTCTATGAGGATCTGTCGGGGGAAGTCCGCTATTCCAAAAATCTGCCGCAGCCCAACAACCTTAACAG TCTGTTGTTGGAGAAGATGGAGAGGTGGCTGCAGCTGATGCTGAAGTGGTCTCCTCAAGAGAGAGGCAAAGACCCCGACTCCACACCCAGCAACTGCTTCTCCCAGCTGGAGATCTTGCTGCAGCTCAAG CTGGTTCACGTCTTGAACATGATGTCTGCTAAGATCCTGACATACTCAGTCTCGGACGATGAGACTGTGGCTGACCTGCAGCTGAAGATAGAGAAAGACACCAACATCCCTGCAGCCAaccaggagctgctgctggaggcaGGATTAGCCTTGGAGCCTCATGGACTGGCCACGCAGTGTGCCATAGATTACACT GAGACAGATGGGCGACGGACAGACTTGCCTCTGGTCTTCCTGTTTGATCGCTCCTCTTGCAGTTATGAGCCCCAGTTTGCTCCTCGCATCCTCCCTGAAAACATCCGCTTTGTCC AAACAGACCCCAAGACCCTTCTGGCTTACAGCCCTCTGAGGAGGACTTGTGGCCAGGCGTGGCACACCATCCGCTCCCTGAAGGAAGACTGGCAAAGACTGCAGCAGGGGCAGAAAGCTGCCat AATGAGCCTACTGAGACACAACTCTTCACTGTCCAAACAGAAGAATGAGATGGTCTCTATGCACCAGAGACTCATGGCCAAGCTGGACTTCTTCATCACCAGCCTTCACATAGACATGGACAAGTACCAGGAGCAGACAGCTACCGGGATTG CCTCAGAGAAACTTCTGGGTGTGTGGAGGGAGATGGAGCAGACCGCTGTCAGCTGTGGTCAG GCCAAGGTGAGTGAACTGGATGAGGAGATGATGCAGCTACAGCCAGACATAGTGGATGTGCAGAGGCAGCCGTGGAGGAGCGGCGAGGCACTGGACACACT TGAAGGAAAGGCCATGGAGCTGTTCCGCAAACTGAGAGAGAAACCCAGAG ACCAGCGGTGCTCAGGGGACAGTCAGGAGGTGGTGCGTTTGGTACTTCAGGCTGTGCAGTTCTACGAGAGGAAGCTCAGAGACTTCTACACACACCTCAG tAAGACAGCGGTGTGTCGCCAGCGTGTGATGGAGCTGCTGCCTAAGGTGGAGGGTGTGGTCCAGAGGATGGCGGAGAGTGAACAAGTCCTAATGAGTCTGCAGGAGAAACGACAGAAAGAGCTGTGGAACCTGCTCAAAGTCGCCTGT AGTAAGGTTCGCAGCCCGGTAAGTGGGAGTCCTGATGGATTACGAACCCCTTCCTCAGTACCACCTCTCCTGACTCCCAGACACAGCTTACAGCAGTT GGATGAGTCTCTTGTGGAGGAGAGCAGAACATTCGAGAGTCGACTCCAGAGTCTGCTGCATGACACCATCCAGGAATCAGAGAGTGGTATGGAG ATGCTGAGGGAGTGGACGTGGCTGAGTGGAAGCCAGAATTTCTCCAGTGACCTCTCGTAA